DNA from Tindallia californiensis:
CATCCTATTCTTGGTGGCATTTTAACAGGAATCCTTCTTTTTTATTTGCCTGACGTTGGAGGAACTGGAACGGCTATGATTCAAGGTATGATTAACGGAAGTTTTCCCATCGCTTTCTTGTGCTTTCTATTAGTAGGAAAAATGTTAGCCACTTCTTTCACCGTAGCGTCTGGCGGTAGTGCAGGATTAGTGATTCCTTCTTTATTTCTTGGTGCCATTACTGGTAATTTGCTTTCTTCAATTTTAGTTGCCGATGCCGGTCTTAATGCTTCTTTGGTAATTGCCGGTATGGCTGCCAGTCTAGCCAGTGTTGCCAATGTTCCTGTAGCGGCTGCCATCATGCTGATCGAAATGGTAGGTCTACAACTAGGTGTTCCTGCTACTCTCGGCAGTATTATTGGCTATGCTATTGGCCATAGTCGAGTTATTTATGGGGTCACTCGCCCGGATCAATGGCAGTTTGAAGAAACAACTAAATGGCGAACCATCGATGCTGTATCCGACTGTCACTAATGATCAAAGGTTCTTCTTTATTCTGAAGTGCAGTCATCCCACAAGGGGATACTCATCAGGAGCCTCCCCTTGTGGGAATGGCTTGTTAGATGATGTTCAATAAATTGACCCTAACATTAAAATATGTTTATTTCTAAACCCATTATGATATATTATGAATAATTAAACCTTTAAAGTGAGGTGCCTTATTATGAGTATTAAAGTTACTGTCCTTGTTCAAAAAGAAGATAACTGGTATGTTGCTAAATGCATTGAAAATAGTGTTGCTTCGCAAGGTAAAACGATTGAAGAGTCAATTAGTAATTTGCGAGAAGCCCTTGAACTGTATTATGAAGATACTACCCCCAAAAATATTAATGTCCCTACTTTCTTGACTACCATGGAGATTGGATTATAATGGGGTCTAAATATCCTATATTATCACCTAATAAAATTATTAAAGCTTTAGAAAAAATTGACTTTCGTAAAGTTTCTCGAAAAGGAAGCCATGCAAAATATAAGAAGTTAGGTATTCCTACAAGAGTAGTAATTATACCTATGCATGATAAAGTTGCAAAAGGGACCTTAAAAAGTAATTTAGAGCAAGCTGATATACCACTTGATAAATTCTTAAATCTTTTATAGTAACTCATTCTTAGGAATGAGTTTTTTCATGGAAAAGGATACATGAAGTACA
Protein-coding regions in this window:
- a CDS encoding type II toxin-antitoxin system HicB family antitoxin, translated to MSIKVTVLVQKEDNWYVAKCIENSVASQGKTIEESISNLREALELYYEDTTPKNINVPTFLTTMEIGL
- a CDS encoding type II toxin-antitoxin system HicA family toxin, coding for MGSKYPILSPNKIIKALEKIDFRKVSRKGSHAKYKKLGIPTRVVIIPMHDKVAKGTLKSNLEQADIPLDKFLNLL
- a CDS encoding chloride channel protein; translated protein: HPILGGILTGILLFYLPDVGGTGTAMIQGMINGSFPIAFLCFLLVGKMLATSFTVASGGSAGLVIPSLFLGAITGNLLSSILVADAGLNASLVIAGMAASLASVANVPVAAAIMLIEMVGLQLGVPATLGSIIGYAIGHSRVIYGVTRPDQWQFEETTKWRTIDAVSDCH